One Psychrobacillus glaciei genomic region harbors:
- a CDS encoding TetR/AcrR family transcriptional regulator encodes MKKDKPKYKQIIDAAIIVIAENGYHQSQVSKIAKQAGVADGTIYLYFKNKEDILISVFEEKMEMFADNLNGIVKEDITASMKLFKMIENHFIVLASNHHLATVTQLELRQSNLALRLKINAILKTYLIWLDAILKEGIKNGEFDQSIDIRLARQMVFGTIDETTTSWVMNEYKYDLVELTGKVHRLLLKGIKA; translated from the coding sequence TTGAAGAAAGATAAACCTAAGTATAAGCAAATTATAGATGCAGCAATTATTGTGATAGCAGAAAACGGCTATCATCAATCGCAAGTTTCTAAAATAGCAAAGCAAGCTGGTGTAGCTGACGGAACAATTTACTTATACTTTAAAAACAAAGAAGACATATTAATTTCCGTTTTTGAAGAGAAAATGGAGATGTTTGCAGATAATTTGAATGGAATTGTAAAAGAAGATATTACCGCTTCTATGAAGCTATTCAAAATGATTGAAAATCATTTTATTGTGCTTGCAAGTAATCATCATCTTGCAACTGTCACTCAACTAGAACTACGACAATCTAATTTAGCGTTGCGACTAAAGATTAATGCGATATTAAAGACGTACTTAATATGGTTAGATGCTATATTAAAAGAAGGTATTAAAAATGGAGAATTTGATCAATCCATCGATATTCGCTTAGCAAGACAGATGGTTTTTGGTACAATTGATGAGACGACTACTTCTTGGGTGATGAATGAGTATAAATATGACTTAGTAGAACTAACAGGAAAAGTGCATCGTCTATTATTAAAAGGAATAAAAGCATAA
- a CDS encoding long-chain-fatty-acid--CoA ligase, protein MTEKQWLSNYPPEIPKTLNYEHIPVQEYLTRAYKKFPTKVAIHFMGKDVTYEELYESSLKFANYLQSLGVQKGDRIAIMLPNCPQGVIGYYGALYAGAIVVQTNPLYTEREISYQMKDSGAKVILALDILFPKISKVIKETELENVIITGIKDYLPFPKNMIYPFIQKKQYGFSVKVEHRGMNHLFPEIMKVAKADSINLPFDFEEDIALLQYTGGTTGFPKGVMLTHKNLISNASMCNAWLYKCKEGEESILGILPFFHVYGMTTVLILSVMLGNRMILLPKFDVETALKTIDKQKPTLFPGAPTIYIAILNHPEVQKYDLSSIVACLSGSAALPLEVQEKFEKVTGGKLVEGYGLTETSPVSHSNLIYSNVRVKGSVGIPWPDTDSAIFGIDSCDPLPPGEIGEIVVKGPQVMKGYWNRPEETEMTMRDGWLLTGDLGYMDENGFFFVVDRKKDMIIAGGYNIYPRDVEEVLYEHPAVQECVVAGVPDSYRGETVKAFIVLKEGANITEEELNKFCRENLAAFKVPRIYEFRTELPKTAVGKILRRTLIEEEKEKLKQVVNS, encoded by the coding sequence ATGACAGAAAAACAATGGCTTTCCAACTATCCACCAGAGATACCGAAAACGCTCAACTACGAGCATATACCAGTTCAAGAGTATTTAACTAGAGCGTATAAAAAGTTTCCAACGAAAGTTGCAATACATTTTATGGGTAAAGATGTAACTTATGAAGAATTGTATGAATCATCGTTGAAGTTTGCAAATTATTTACAGTCTCTGGGAGTACAAAAAGGTGACCGGATAGCAATTATGTTGCCAAATTGTCCACAGGGAGTGATTGGTTATTACGGTGCATTATATGCAGGTGCAATTGTTGTACAAACAAATCCATTATATACGGAAAGAGAAATTTCGTATCAAATGAAAGATTCAGGTGCGAAAGTAATTTTAGCATTAGATATCCTTTTCCCTAAAATCTCTAAAGTAATAAAAGAGACAGAGTTAGAAAATGTTATTATCACTGGGATAAAAGATTACTTACCTTTTCCTAAAAATATGATTTATCCATTTATACAAAAGAAGCAATACGGATTTAGTGTGAAAGTTGAACATCGTGGAATGAATCATTTATTCCCAGAAATTATGAAAGTTGCGAAAGCGGATTCTATTAATCTACCATTTGATTTTGAAGAGGATATTGCACTTCTTCAATACACGGGTGGTACGACAGGATTTCCAAAAGGTGTCATGTTAACACATAAAAATCTAATCTCTAATGCATCCATGTGTAATGCGTGGCTTTACAAATGTAAAGAAGGGGAAGAGAGTATATTAGGAATTCTACCATTCTTCCATGTATATGGTATGACTACTGTATTAATCTTGTCTGTAATGCTCGGGAATAGGATGATCTTATTGCCTAAGTTTGATGTGGAAACTGCTCTTAAAACAATTGATAAGCAAAAACCGACTTTGTTCCCCGGAGCTCCAACTATTTATATCGCTATCTTGAATCATCCGGAGGTTCAAAAATATGATTTATCTTCGATTGTGGCTTGTCTAAGTGGTTCAGCTGCATTACCATTAGAAGTGCAAGAAAAGTTTGAAAAAGTAACTGGTGGTAAGTTAGTAGAAGGTTATGGGTTAACGGAAACTTCCCCAGTCTCACATTCAAATTTAATTTATAGTAACGTAAGAGTCAAAGGTTCAGTAGGAATACCATGGCCGGATACAGATTCAGCGATATTTGGAATTGATTCTTGCGATCCGTTACCTCCAGGGGAGATTGGGGAAATAGTGGTGAAAGGTCCACAAGTAATGAAAGGTTACTGGAATAGACCGGAAGAAACTGAAATGACCATGCGTGACGGATGGCTGTTAACAGGAGATCTTGGGTATATGGATGAAAACGGTTTCTTTTTTGTAGTTGACCGTAAAAAAGATATGATTATTGCTGGTGGATACAATATCTATCCTAGAGATGTAGAAGAAGTTCTATACGAGCATCCAGCAGTTCAAGAATGTGTAGTTGCCGGTGTACCAGATTCATATCGTGGTGAAACGGTGAAAGCCTTTATTGTATTAAAAGAAGGTGCAAATATTACAGAAGAAGAATTAAACAAATTTTGCCGTGAAAATTTAGCTGCCTTTAAAGTTCCAAGAATATATGAATTTAGAACAGAACTTCCAAAAACTGCGGTTGGGAAAATTTTAAGAAGAACTTTAATCGAAGAAGAAAAAGAAAAGTTAAAACAGGTAGTCAACAGTTAA